Below is a genomic region from Caulobacter rhizosphaerae.
CCCTGCCCGGCAGGCGGGCCTCCAGGATCTTGCCGGCAAGCGCCTGCTCCAGCAGGTCGGTCGGCAGGGTGTGGATGTCGATCTTGGCGCGGCGGCTCCAGGGGGACGCCGCCAGGCCGGCCTGGCCTCCGATGGCGATGTAGACGAAGCGCCGGACCGGCCCTTCGCTGCGGACGAACTCTCCCAGGAATTTCGGCCCCGGCGTGATCCGCACGGGGACATCGAACGACAGCGGTCCGCCAGCGGCGATGACCTGCCCGACCGCTTCGCTTTTCTTGTTCTGCAAGCTGTAGGCGACCCCCGGGACCGGGTCCTGGATCGTCAGCCTGAGCCTGATCGTTTGACCCGCCGCCATACAACCCTCCTGCGCCCGTGACGCTCGATGTTTCGTCTCGGCGCATCACCACACGAATGGGATCCGCGCCGCCTTGCGCTTGCGATACGGCGGGTTCGTCGCCGAACCGCGGGGTCAAGGCTGCGTCCTCCACAAGGCCCGCGGCTAT
It encodes:
- a CDS encoding DUF5990 family protein, with translation MAAGQTIRLRLTIQDPVPGVAYSLQNKKSEAVGQVIAAGGPLSFDVPVRITPGPKFLGEFVRSEGPVRRFVYIAIGGQAGLAASPWSRRAKIDIHTLPTDLLEQALAGKILEARLPGRDKDGGPACATVRPLRAWRVVE